The Corynebacterium freiburgense region CAAAATGGAGGGCAATCGTTGCTTTTTAAAATGAAAGACGATCCTCGTGTCACTCGGGTTGGAAAGTTCATCCGCAAATACAGCATCGATGAACTGCCCCAATTCTTCAATACAATTAATGGAACCATGAGTGTCGTTGGTCCGCGCCCACAAGTACAGCGCGAAGTCGATGAATACGATAGCGATATGCACATGCGGCTTGAAGTTCCTCCAGGAATCACCGGCCTATGGCAAGTCAGTGGACGCTCAAATCTTAGCCCACAATTAGCCCAAGCCCTTGACCTCTACTATGTAGACAATTGGAGCTTTTGCCTTGATATACGGATTATATTTGCAACACTTAAAGCAGTGCTAAAACCAGAAGGTGCGTACTGAGCACTTCTCAACCAAAAGTCCAATAAACCCCGGCTCGTTCATTCATTGTGAACGCAGCCGGGGTTTATTTTTATAGCTTCGAAAGTGTCCGCCCAATAAGCCCTTCGAATCTTCCACAAGCAATATTGGCGTGTAATTTAACCTGATGGAAATCTCGTTGCACCACGGCTCTTCCCATACGGAGTAATGGACCTAAAATCGCTCGAACTTGCTGCGATATGGGACACCAGCGACGCAAAACATACCCGGTTCCCCTGGCATAACGACGGTGTTTGGCTATAGGAAAGTCCGGAGCTTCATTCGTTGTTGCGTGGATTTTATATTCTGGGTCGTACATAACTGGCCCGTACTGCATAAACCGAAACAGTAGGTCTGTGCCTTCTCCTGATTGCCACGGAGTTGGCCCACCCGTACCTAAGGTTTCATCGAAGAGCATTCCTTGCTGCAGCAAAGATGCTCGTAGAAACAAACCGGATTCGATCACGTGCGTCCAAATCGTATGACGGTCGATAATAAAACGGTGATCAGCTGATGCTGGGACTCGGGTTGTAATAAAGTGGCCTGCTATAGCGCTTGCGTTTCCAAATTCCTCAATGCGGCTAATCGGCGGGTTTTCCAATAGCGAATCATCATCCACCACACAAACCCAGTCTGCTTTGTCCACAATGGCAGCTATCGCACCGTTTCTGGAAGACGAGATTCCTGTTGGATCTGTTTTGGTCGTCCGAACCAGAAAATCAAACTTATCCTTGAAACGCTCACATATTTTAGCGATTTCATCGCCATTAGATTGATCATTGATAGCCACAGCCACCGGCGGGCATTCGAGTTCTGATAGCACTTTCAAAACGTCTTGTAGATGCTCGCTTGGACGGAGCATCGGAATAGCAACTCCATATGTTTGCATTATGCCTAAACCTTACGTGTGTTAGCGGTACGGATTACAAGTATGCTTAATCCAATAAAAAGACAGAAATAGGTGAACATATCACCAAGAATTGCGCCTTGCGCACCTCCGAAATATGCGGCGAGCGGCCCAGTAATTATGCCAAGAGTGACGATAATAAAGCGGAGTCTTGTTGCCGACCATGTTACTCCCTGAGCTCTTAAGAATATCGTGGGAATAGTCGAGCAACTAGCAAAAATTCGGTGCATTACTGCGAACAATAATACTGGGAGTATTTCCACAAAATTATCGCCGAATATCACAGCGGTGAGGGATATAGGCGCCAACCATATGCAAAGTCCGAATACGATAATAACGATTGAAACTGCCGCAATCATCAATGCAAACGTACGATATAGGTAGCGTGTATCTTCAAGTTTTTTTGGAGATAATTCGCGAAGAATCGTACTGCGCAAAAAGTTATTTATAAGCCCGGTTATTCCCATGATCGTAAGCGCTGTGCGGAAAATCGAGATCTGTTCGCTGTCTATGGCAAGAGCCATAACAGCCAAAATTGCGGTACCTGCGGTTGCACCGAGTGCCGCCTCTGCAAAAAATGCGGAACTTCGGGAAAAGTTTTGTTTTAGCCACAACCAGGCCTTTCCAATACTCACAATCCGCAATTGCAACCATATACCAACGAAAGCGGCCACAATGCCGCATACTAAACCCCATACCGCTAGGAAAGCCCCCGGCTGTTGCGAGTACTCTCCTACTATTAGCAACCCAGACACCGTGCCGATACAGGTAAAGAAGTCACCAGTGAGTAGAACGTAGCTCCGTTTCAGCGATATCGCACAGTACCGAACAACATCCATAATGCACACTGGTATTGCCACCGCTGCCGTCACCAGGAGAATTTGTTGGTATTCCTGCCATACAAGCCCTAAGACAACACAGATCAGTGCACCTATAAGCGCAGCCACTCCGGCAGCACTAAGACCTGCATTGAGTTCCGCTTTAGAGTCTTTACCGCGAGTGGATAATACGATAAGAGTTTCACCACATAAAGCGCGAACCAAACTGAGAATAATTTGGCATATTGCGACACCAAATACGAAATAACCATGTGCGCCTAATGTAAGGTACCATGCGGTAACAATAATAAAGAGAAAACTATTAAGGCTGCTGAATACTTGGGCAAGCAGGCCGGCTAGTGCATTACTCAGACCGAGAAGTTTGCGCATTATTTTGATTCACTCATGCTGGCACGAAGTACTTCCGCCATTTCATTGTATTTTTGCTCTAATGGACGCTTTTGTTGTAGCAAAGCCGCACGATAATTAGCGCGGGTTTCCTCGTTATTTAGCAGGGCCTCAACTTGATGAAACACTACATTTGGATCAAAACTGTTGACATTATGCACCCATTCTGACAATCCAACATCAGCAAATGCGGAGAATCCTTTACGTTCATATGCAAGGTGAATCACGTAGTGCCCTGCTTTGAGTGCCATTAGTGCTGCATGAAGTCGGACCGCTACAACAACTTGTGGTGGTTGATTTCCTTGGCGAAGATACTCCGCTGGTGAAATATTATGAATGCCCGTGAGCTGTTGTTGCACTTCTGTATCGTTATTTCCACCAACCGCACTTTGAATATAACCAACTGTGGGAATCTCGTGTTTGTGAAGAAGCTCGCCAAAGTCTTTGACTAGGGGCGGGAGCACTCCCCCAAGCGCTCGGGTAGTGAGGATAACGGTCTTATC contains the following coding sequences:
- a CDS encoding glycosyltransferase family 2 protein, with amino-acid sequence MQTYGVAIPMLRPSEHLQDVLKVLSELECPPVAVAINDQSNGDEIAKICERFKDKFDFLVRTTKTDPTGISSSRNGAIAAIVDKADWVCVVDDDSLLENPPISRIEEFGNASAIAGHFITTRVPASADHRFIIDRHTIWTHVIESGLFLRASLLQQGMLFDETLGTGGPTPWQSGEGTDLLFRFMQYGPVMYDPEYKIHATTNEAPDFPIAKHRRYARGTGYVLRRWCPISQQVRAILGPLLRMGRAVVQRDFHQVKLHANIACGRFEGLIGRTLSKL